One Micromonospora sp. WMMD812 genomic window carries:
- a CDS encoding DoxX family protein, with amino-acid sequence MFIATLVVSVAFAALLVVSAIGKLHRSPAQVATLDRVGALKIAPVLAALELAGALGLLAGLLWWPLGVAAGTGLVLYFLGAIGAHLRVRDRMILPPTVLLIVSLAAVALRLASAA; translated from the coding sequence GTGTTCATCGCCACCCTCGTGGTCAGCGTCGCCTTCGCCGCCCTCCTCGTGGTGTCCGCCATCGGAAAACTGCACCGTTCACCGGCCCAGGTCGCCACGCTGGACCGGGTCGGAGCACTGAAGATCGCCCCGGTCCTCGCGGCCCTCGAACTGGCCGGCGCCCTGGGACTTCTCGCGGGTCTGCTGTGGTGGCCCCTCGGAGTCGCCGCCGGGACCGGCCTCGTCCTCTACTTCCTCGGCGCGATCGGCGCGCACCTTCGCGTACGCGACCGCATGATCCTCCCGCCCACCGTGCTCCTGATCGTCTCGCTCGCCGCCGTCGCCCTGCGCCTGGCCTCCGCCGCATGA
- a CDS encoding alpha/beta hydrolase yields the protein MSRHADRSASTLLRQINVTERPFEGWPVYEVTPRTEDVTGHVLYVHGGGYVSRLQPTHQDLIARLAALTGRAFTVPDFPVAPGHTHRDVFPTLRRLYDHVAGRSGTKRFAMMGDSAGGTMAMALVQSLPEGHPRPADLILMSPWLDATMTNPDIPALEPYDPMSSTEDLTRLARMWAGGDELSAPWLSPVNGPLANLGRVTVFAGANDILTPDARRLTRLADGAAGTRVTLHEYPGMTHAFMLLRPSAETDAVLAEIVKQLGDGNAAAGH from the coding sequence ATGTCCCGTCACGCCGACAGGTCCGCCTCCACCCTGCTGCGACAGATCAACGTCACCGAGCGCCCGTTCGAGGGGTGGCCTGTCTACGAGGTGACACCCCGCACGGAGGACGTCACCGGGCACGTCCTCTACGTGCACGGCGGCGGCTACGTCAGCCGCCTGCAACCCACGCACCAGGACCTCATCGCCCGCCTGGCCGCGCTCACCGGCCGGGCGTTCACCGTGCCCGACTTCCCGGTCGCCCCCGGACACACCCACCGCGACGTGTTCCCGACCCTCCGGCGGCTCTACGACCACGTCGCCGGGCGCAGCGGCACGAAGCGGTTCGCCATGATGGGCGACTCCGCGGGCGGAACCATGGCGATGGCGCTCGTCCAGTCGCTGCCGGAGGGCCACCCACGGCCCGCGGACCTGATCCTGATGTCGCCCTGGCTCGACGCCACGATGACCAACCCCGACATCCCCGCCCTCGAGCCGTACGACCCGATGTCGTCGACCGAGGACCTGACGAGGTTGGCGCGGATGTGGGCCGGCGGCGACGAGCTGTCCGCGCCGTGGCTGAGCCCGGTCAACGGGCCGTTGGCGAACCTCGGCCGCGTGACGGTCTTCGCCGGAGCCAACGACATCCTCACCCCGGACGCCCGGCGGCTCACCCGCCTCGCCGACGGCGCGGCGGGCACCCGGGTCACGCTGCACGAGTACCCGGGCATGACGCACGCCTTCATGCTGCTGAGGCCGAGTGCCGAGACCGACGCGGTGCTCGCGGAGATCGTGAAACAGCTCGGCGACGGCAACGCCGCTGCCGGTCACTGA